The genomic interval TAGGGGAGTTTCCTTTTCCACTGTCAGCACATTAGTGccctgtatgagggattgctgcaaaattaACAAGTCAATGCAATAAATAGTACCATCCTACCTGGTGCGCTAGTCCCAGAAAGGCTAAGCTGATGGAAATCCTTTCATAGCCCAGCTTCATCTCCATCTTCCCCAGTCCAACGCATCACCAGGAGGGAACTGTTAAATAATAGACCTATCTGtggtcaccccaggttcttttatctgataatgtggtgtttctattgtagacttctgtagtaataaaaagactcttgaaaccgtaattatattttaccatatttaatctaacaggcagagggatgtttacagcttcagtactggactctcacaCAAACCCGgttcattcctcacacagacattaagtagaTGTACATCCATTCAGGGGCGTGCCCAGTGTGATATCAGTGTTCTGTTCATCACATCAGTGGAAAAGATCATGCTataatgcagacgtgtccttgctgacacattttcccctaatcagtcatcctttccaatctaagtatgtcagactctgtgcctccagagtccgcttatctgtaatttccatgatAACCAATTTGGCAGTCCAGtttctgtaatctcataatctctaacAGAACCCACCACATGGACATGGCCTCAGCCTACACACAACATCATAAAACAGGTGTTGCACAGGTCCTTCCCTGCAACACGACCAGAGACCCCAGGTCACCTGCAACACATTCAGTCCTCTCTGAACCTATCTGGATGCAGAGGCAGACAGCAAAGAGCACCATGCAACAGCAGCTACGGCCAGCTTCCCTCCATCTTCGTCGTGGTGCGCCTTTGTTAATGTGAAATGTTGCTATGAAtgcatgtgtgtttgtctgAAGTTAATTTAAATTGGGGCTGTAGTTGGAATATTTGAGACCCCACAGCTTGACGACTGCAGATTCTCAAAACATGGGCAGCGCGAGGGGGTAGCCTGGAGTTGCTATAGCAACACCCAGATTTTGCCTAGCAGCTGCTAAGCATCCCCAAGATTTTTGTTATGGAAACCGAAAATACACCATAGTAATTTAGTAATgggttaattttaatttaaaatataaagattGCTCAACACAGTCATTAAAAAACTTAATTAATGAGTGTGTTGAGCAATCCTTATATTTTCTGACCTTAGACAAATGTTGCAATTTCGTGTAAGGGAGGTTAACGTAAATCAGTAAAGCGGTAAACTTGTAGGATAACGGTGAGCTTGAAAATTGAGAAGTTCCTTGTTCGCCCAGTAACTCCTGTCTGTCATGCTAAGCTACCGCAATAAAAAGATTCTGGTACTACCAATGACCCAAAAGTACTCCACACCCCTTTGTGTCTCTATTAGGTACATGATAGAACCAAGCAAAGTGGAACTGGAGCGTTGTATAGAAAAGAgtttacaatgtttttaaaaatgttttaccgTTTCCAGAATTTTCCAgaacaaacattacatttacaaaaaaaagaatacagcaGGACGATCCAATAATCACCAGGTGAACAATCATTTCTAAAGGTTCTTCTTGAGCTCAACATAAACCAGCAACGGCAAGACTGagctttttctctttcaaataattacattgtcatggtttttaggtgtttggcccacatgcagaacacagccGGGAGGCAGAGAGCAGTTTAAGGCATTTATTAAATACACAGAAGTGCTAAGGTGGATCAGAGGAGTAACCACGATGTAGAACGCCAGACGGTGACGTGAGTAGGGGCTGGTTAGTTCTGCGGGTGAGATAACGGAGGGTTAGGCAGAGCAAAATGCAAGAGGAAGAGTGCGGGATGAAGGAGTGCTTACCGCCGAGTTCGGAAACTTGTCCGGGGGGAGTGGGGCAGAGAGGTGGACTCAGTGGGTGACTTTCTGAGGTGGTGGCAGATGACAGAGTGGCAGATAGGCGAGGCGGAGGATTAAATGTTCTCATGTAATCACACAACAGTGACAGAAGTTATGTCTTCTTCACTCGTGCATAGAGATCCTCTGGACTGTCAGCAGACACTTTGACCTGAGCGTACACCGACTCCTGCTGTCCTCCATCCTGCACTGAGACGGAGGAAGCTTCAGGTCGCCTCTGGAGGAAAGTCATGTCCCCATAATGAAGTTCTTCCTCTGTTTCACTGGCTGCCATTTGAACTGCATCCTCCTCACATGTTTGACTCTGTGTGGAAATGAAATTGTTCCTGTTTAGCAAAAGTTTTCACAACCTGCAGATGAAAACTTACTGCAGTGCTGAACACAGAAGATGGAAAATTCCTCACCTGGATCTGTTGTGGAGTCGAACGTCTGGACTTAAAGCACCTGGAAGAGATCAGAGATCTGTCAGGAAAAATTCAATGTTGGAGAGGAAATCACAAAGACTGACTGAGGGAATCAATAATGATCTGAAACAGACATGAGAGGGTCAGATGATTaaatactatgcaacatttttcagttaattaatgtgttccataccgttttggatgattaaatgaatcatttcaggttgaacaaaggttttctcggccgccctggtggtctgtgggggaaataccgcacttgcaatggcgtaccgcgagcgagctatttttagaaacgtaacgtcaagATGAAgccacatcacgtggtacgcagtagaacaagcttgcatagtccgccgctgtttcgctgtaaaagagacgtgcgttagcctaggttttactcggtaaacgactgctttttccaaatctaagaccatggtttttaaacattgttgctatggaacgtgcaacagcgactcgaggtacgctgatcggccgcatatgaaggatgttttcttcaagactgccaaggagaaatgtgtgcgctgggtacaccggtgcggtcggcctacacaacagttcaacccggaaaaagttaccaaattcacctacatatgtagcaagcattttgtcggaggaaagggcacaaccgaagaacatcctgacccaattctagcaacatcaagtcaaggtaagagtattttggtggccgacatgttaataaagtagcgcctgctaccatgatagcatataggctatcatggtagcaggcgctaacatgatagcctgctaccaggatagcttactcaaaaacatttcaaatgagacaaacattaaacatataccgatccctggacggtgattacaaacaaaaaaacggccgatgacgccaggatcgccgcgcaggaaaaaaaaaaaacaaagcttaccgtttgatcaactcggcccgttttccggtctttttaagccctcgacactcaagccatcgtttgagctgaaggttggtgtgttcttcgacagtgcgaccagtaatccgtgcgcctgggataTTGTCTtcggaaagtttaatggctgcaaagtcggtcatatcgctgtttctgctggttgctacaggcgttctctacctgtatgccctaccaaagcggcaaaaggggcgttgctcttgagtcggtgacgtcacgtgcgcggtatgccattgcaagagccctcggcccgcacacacaggctcacaagtctcgtgcaagaccgcgagagtcggtcttgctttacggcgagaactgtgtttttgccctgctattcactatatgcacgcgcgaaagcaacaaagaaccgcgtgttaacgtcaaataaacctgcaagcatatcgagtcttattattattattattattatttttttttttaatttattttattttttttattattttttttttttaatgttggcgagatgctaccgcggcggccgcggcgaggcggccgcctcgccaagatagcactgcgggaagcctgatgttcataccttcactgtgttagtcattgtttgtactgccgttttttttacttttcgttgcgttcgcctgtctgctaagctcaaaacaaccgcgcctggcttgacggagaaaccagaacagctgagcatctttatgacagtgcacttttactttcgccctctggggggagcctcgctggaaaatcaaccccggttgcatagtatacctttaaataattAGGTTTATCATTGTGATTTTTGATACCTACCAGACAGAAAGGACCAGGGAGGTTAACAAAATGACTCCAATTACAATTGAGACCCAGTAGGGAAATCCTTGTGCTAAATAGGAGAATAAAGTTTATCATtgacacaaaaatgtaaaaatctaaGAGTGAATTTAAAAAGAGTGATTGAATAGACTCTAATTACCTCCACCAAGAAGGATCACTGATGATCTCTGATGACCCAGATCATTTGTAGCCACACAGTAATACTCTCCTCCCTCTGTAGCATTGAAGCTGTAAACCTGCCCCACAGATACATTAATGGCTCCATGTTTGCTGTTCCTGAACCAGGTGAAGCTGGCAGGAGGCTtggctctgctggagcagctcagctccacccagctacctgctgacaccaaacctgatggactgatggatgctgAGGTGTTTCTAGGAGCATCTGAGGAAAATGGGACACACATTAACTTTACTGATCAGAAACAGCTGAACCATGACGTGCTGACAGGATCACTTACACGAAACACTGAGAGTcacttctgtctctgctgtcttgTTTCCTCCATTCACAGGATATGTGGCAGAACATCTGATGTTGTATCCATCATGTGTGTCTGACAGAGTGATGGTCTCCTGGATTTTAGTTGTAAaggttccctctgtgtttttctctgtttgtctgtgagAGTCTTGTTGGAGATTCCAGGTGAGTTCAGGAGGTGAGTGTGGACAGGGAGTCAAAGCTGAGCAGCTGATAGTGACAGACTGATGCTCCTTCAGATCAGCAGGGATGTTAATGCTGGGACTCCAAGGAGAATCTGGGAGTTTCACATTATACAGACAGTTTACAAATTTTAACATGTGTAAAGTATTTACAATAAAGGCTCAATGGTTGTCCATTTGGTTAAaatataatgatttttttccaaacatgAGAAATATGCAACAGTCTTTATAGTTGTtctgtgatttgtttttttacgccattaacataaaataaagaacatctGAAAAAAAGTTTCAGAAAGGGATTTTATTGCCAATATTGGGATAATCCTGGAATAAATGTCTCATTTTTAAGAATCCGTGTTGATTTCACAATACCAAAATCATGtatcatttttaaattatagacatcatgttttgttgtagataAAAAGCACTAAGTGCTAAGAGACTACATTTGTGAATTACTGTAATGTTTGAAAATATGAGCCAACATTtagtttacatttaaaaaaatcagaaaaacaaatcaagCCCAAACCTAAAGTTCTTCCATGGCAAGTCAGTTTAGTCTAAATGTTTTCATATCTGTGGTACTTTTAGTAATCTTTTCATTTTGCCAAAAGGCTTTTTCTGACTCAAAGTAGTATTACAGATTTAGCGTGGTTTAACCAGAGTCCTGACTTTAATCtaacagagaatctgtggagggagatAAAACTTTCTTACCTCTTACTTTTATCTGAACAGGCTCACAAACAGCTGTTGCCATAAACGGCCAGTTCTGAATTCGGAGGAAGTATTTGTCTGTATGACTTGTGTttaagtcaggaaacagagtggTGCAGTTTTCCTCTGTCAGGTTTCCGATCATTTTCAGTGAGTAGGTGTTAACTGAGCCACTGCTGTTAAAAATGACATGGCTTGGGTTGGCATTAAAATTTGTGGTGCCTCTCAACCAAACTCCATAAATACTTCTGGTCTTGTCATATCTGGAATCCGATGAATTAAAGCTGCATGGCAGTAGCAAACAAGATCCACTCAGTGCTTCAATCTGCCCAGGTGTGTCAGCAAAGAGGACTGAACTGGGACAATCAGCCAAAGCACCTGTAAAAACAGACCAATGAACATAATGTGCAGCAAAATCAGCTGCAGCATGTTACACATGGAGTCTTTGAACAAGATCAGGATCTAATGTTTCAGACTAGAAATTATTCATGGGACGTCTCTGAATGAAAGGAAGTGAACAAACAGCTCACCTGGAAGAAAGAAGACACTCAGTAACATGTTGACTGCCAACACGCTCTCACACAGAGCTGCCATCAGATTCAGGCGGTCCTTCTTCATCTCAGACTGGAAACCAAACATTTAGGTGATTTATTAAAGTAGATCTGAAATTAGAGGTTTAGCTCATAGCAAAGCAGCTTTAAATGCACTCTACACATTTCACCCATAAGCTTAACTCACAGAGCAAGAATTGGTAAGTTTAAGAAGAGAAAACTAGGAATAAGTCCAAGGTTGCTCTTCAAACGTTTTCCTCTTCAAATCTGGAGAAACCTCAAAAATATCTTAATGAATATTTGTTAATAACAGAAAGCCAAAACACTTGAATATATAATGGATCTTTTAGACAAAATGTATAGATGAATAAGcatgttgaaatattttcttaaatacGCAGAATGAACAATTTAAACTTACCAggatttctgcagctgaaacaaaaacactttagtCTTAAAACCAGTTGATGTGTTAAGATGAGTTGATCAGCAGCAGAATAAACAGCCACCTTCTCTGTGAACAGACGTGTTCATTAAAGAAGTGTTGATCATATCTGCTCTATGAAAGAGGAAGTCagctttttttcagattttaacatCATATTGTCATCATATGGGGTATGGTAACACACAGCTCAGAGCTATTTACCGAATATAATTATAACTGGTTATTTGTTATTTCTCAGTTAAATTTATCCATGTTAGTTAATAAGCTTCATCAATAAGGAGGCAAAtaccaaacaaaatatttaaaatagagACAGTTATTGTACCATATGAGgacaggttttatttaaaaaaaaaagtccttgttAGCTTCCTGCAGAACTGGTGAAGCcacttcttctttttatttagaCTTCTCTGGTTTTTTCAGCAGTATGTACAGCCATCAGATCACAAAACTGAATTGGGTAAAACGGCTTTTtaactctctgctgctgcttcctggaATGAAAAGTAAAGTGATCTAAAACTGTCATTTCATATAACTTTGAGGGAATCTAAGTCCATTTTAAAGACCAGAGACATTAACTCACTTGGTTTTCTTAACTGTTCAATTGTTTAATACCTTGTGATAACTCCAGGTTATTGTTTTTCTCTTGAAATGTGAAGTTGTAGTAGTTGTAGTTTTTGAAGGCATCGTTCAAATCAACAGAGCAGAAAGCAACCAATGTAAGTCTTTATTTTCTGATCCCAAACAGCTTGACAAGCTGCAATGTACCAAGACAGTTGTAGACTGTTAAGTCACAAAGGGACCGTACAACAGCATATTTCACAACTTTGTGGTATTGCTCTGAACAGAGAGTTGTATGGTGGGGCACACACAATAACATCAGTTGAATGCaataaaatggaacaaaaacacaaaataacacattGCTACCCAAGTAGTGCACTATTGAAAACATAGTTTaaagaattgtttttattcactatTTGTTGTGATATGCTTTTTTCACACTTCCTATTTTTTCACTTGACTATACTTAGTCACTCATGTTTGTAAGTGAGTGCAACACAGTGGCAATCTTATCAATAACAGGGACGCCGTCATCATTGGTGAGGAAGTCCACAGGCAATTTGTTTTGCAGCATTGCGTACTTATTCCACACCAAACCTGTAACTCTCTCAACATGTATGCTTAGATGGGCTGTTTTTCATGTTGTCTCTGCAtcaactgcagacatctggacTTTTCCATTTGTGAATGAAGCTATGTTAACCTGGGCTCATGCCAACAGTCTGAGCAACATTATAACATCTGTCCTCTAACAAAAGATCTCCAGGCAGCAACTTTACTAACATGCCACAATTTTCTGCTGTGTGTTTGTCAGTAGCTCCTCCACCCTGTGCTTATGAAAGATATGAAACTTAGCCTGGTGGCGTAATACTGATCAGACGTTGTATTGCAATGATTTCTGGTCCAGGCTCATTGTGACGGACCAGCAAGGCTCTGGCTGTGTTGTACTTGTCCTTTGTATTTGTGTGGGACCGGTCCTTTACCCTTTCATATCTGCAGTAAGAAGAAGGAATAGTGCATGGCGTTAATATCGATAGAGAAGCAGGAATACTTCAGTTATTaaagcacaaaaacaataaatggatgAGACAGCATTACACCATCATGACTGATagcagcatttatttttggCCATTCCATTTATTGTAATACAaactaatttattcatttagttttaataattaatatcacaagacaaaaacattttatcgtACATTCTTCATCAAATTACAACTACTGCATAATCTGATTGCAAATACATAATCCAATTGACAACACCTACgttttcaaattaatttcaCGGAGTCTCCTTTTGCGGTCAGTTTCTGAAGGCGTTGCTTTGAGTTTCAGCCTCAAGGTAGAAGCCCAGTCTgggttggttttgtttttaaacatctgaaattgTCCTTACCAGTAATAAAGTGATCAGATCAAAGTCGTGCCATATGGCTTGTGTTTCCTCTGGAGCTGCTGCGCATGTTTTATAGGGGCATATTTGCAGTGGCTGCAGCTAGACCCTTTTTGAGAAGCGGGCAAGAATTGGGATTTGACATCATGTGGAAACTAtctataataataaatgttatcCGAGAACGGGGGTCGGTTTCAAGATGGCGACCAGAGCGGAGGGTTCTTAAGGAGCTCCGAGACTATAAACTGTGCCATTCTTTTATCCTTTATTGTAATTAATTATAGTTTTTTGAATTTGTATATTAGACTTGTAACTTGCACAGTATTAATGTTTGTCTTGATGTGTTTGATTATAGTATTATTTCAGTGTGATCCATGTTGGGGGGGGGCTACCTTATTTATTAATCTGATGGAGGTAGggataaaataatgtttatatAGTTTAAGTTTTTAAAGAGGCACTCTATACCGTTTGCCAGAAAGTAGCGATTCATGTTGTGAAGAGAGGATGTGAGCGGGATGAGACGGTACTCTGTGTGAGCCTGAGAATGGACTCCTCATAAATCGACTGCAGGGAGGAATAATTAGTCCCCCCTATCATCCTCATTGCAGTCTTGACCAGATAATTAAGATTTTAACAGCACAGAGAGATAACCAGACCAGAAGCATATCATAACTACTGATGTTAAAGCCACTATTCTGTAGTCATTATTATTGGATGGACATGGTTCTTAGGTATTGGGATAATTGAGCTGTTCCAAAGGACAGTGACAGTGTGCTGATCAATAGATTGTTGAATAATAGAACCCCACACCGTAAAAAGCTCTTCAGCGCAAGTTTTTATATGTGCCATGACATCattgtataaaccatttcatgcagttgatattgctgcacaaacacatttttcaaacaattacaaacaaaaaatagtgtcagttttgttgttttgccaGACCAAACGTCCCTCTGTTTGCAATTGGTTGCAATAATGATATGCAGCCCTACCTAGCTGACTTCACTGATTGGTTACCAgtcagagccccccccccccccccccctcccccccacacacacacatacacaaacacacacaccactttCCCCCTCCATCTGCACCTCCCGCCTCGGTGCAACACTAAGTTACACATCCATTATTATGGTTTTACAGCTAATAGACGTGTTTGGGTTGCAGGATGTTGGACAGGCGAGGCCAAGCTggccaaaggctttaacctgat from Fundulus heteroclitus isolate FHET01 chromosome 21, MU-UCD_Fhet_4.1, whole genome shotgun sequence carries:
- the LOC118556922 gene encoding myelin-associated glycoprotein-like, which encodes MFGFQSEMKKDRLNLMAALCESVLAVNMLLSVFFLPGALADCPSSVLFADTPGQIEALSGSCLLLPCSFNSSDSRYDKTRSIYGVWLRGTTNFNANPSHVIFNSSGSVNTYSLKMIGNLTEENCTTLFPDLNTSHTDKYFLRIQNWPFMATAVCEPVQIKVRDSPWSPSINIPADLKEHQSVTISCSALTPCPHSPPELTWNLQQDSHRQTEKNTEGTFTTKIQETITLSDTHDGYNIRCSATYPVNGGNKTAETEVTLSVSCK